The nucleotide window ACGGGGCGGGAGGGGGTCGCGGTCGCCAGTTCAGTGAGGGCGAGCCAGGCCCACGTCGTAGGCGAAGATGACGGCCTGTACGCGGTCCCGCACGTCGATCTTTCCCAGGATGCGGCTGACGTGGGATTTGACCGTCGACTCCGCCAGGTGCAGGTGAGCGGCTATCTCCGTGTTGGACCACCCCGTGGCGACGGCGGCTAGGACTTCGCGTTCGCGTTCGGTCAGGCCGGCCAGTTGTCGTCGCCGTTCGGGACCGAGAGCCGGAGAGCCGGGCATCCCCTGTGCCTGCGAGGTGGTGAACGTCTCGACGAGTCTGCGTGTCAGGCCGGGTGAGATGACGCAGTCGCCGGCCGCTACCGCCCGGATGCCGACGACGAGTTCCTCGGGGCGTGCGTCCTTGAGGAAGAAGCCGGCCGCACCGGCCCGCAGCGCCTCGTAGGCGTACTCGTCGAGGTCGAAGGTGGTCAGGACCAGGACCCGCGAGCGGCCGCCGGATCCGACGATGCGGCGGGTGGCTTCGATGCCGTTGACGCCGGGCATCCGGACGTCCATCAGGACCACGTCGGGGCGCAGTTCCGCGGTCAGGCGGACGGCCTCCTGGCCCTGGGAGGCCTCGCCGACGACCGCTATGTCCGGCTGGGCTTCGAGGAGCATGCGAAAGCCCAGCCGTTGCAGGGTCTGGTCGTCGACGATGAGGACAGTGGTCATAGCGGGTGCTTCTCCGTGACGGCGCTGGACAGGGGGCGGGAGGTGCTGAGGACGGTGTGGACACGCCAGCCGCCGGCGGGGGTCGGACCGGCGCTGATACGGCCCTGGTAGAGGGCGGCACGATGGTGCATGCCGACCAGGCCCTGCCCGCTGCGCCTGCCGTGCCGTTCGCTGTCCGCCGCGCGCGGCGGGCCCGTGTCCTCCACCGTGAGGTGTACCGACTCCCCGTTCCGGTGCAGGTCGACGGAGACGGTGGTGTCGGCGGCGGCGTGCTTGAGGGTGTTGGTGAGGGCTTCCTGCACGATGCGGTAGGCGGTGAGCTGGAGGCCGGGACTGAGCGGTGCCAGGTCCCCGTCGGTGCGCAGGTCGGCGGCGGGACCGGCGGCGCGGACGCGGTGGAGCAGCGCGGGCAAGTCCTGGAGGGTCGGCTGCGGGGCGAGCGGGGTCGTGTCCCTCCGCGTCGCGGGGATGTCGATCACGGCGAGCAGGCGGCGCAGTTCCGCGAGGGCCTCCCGGCCGCTGTCGCCGATGAGGTCGAGAGTGTCGGCGGATTTCTCGGAGCGGGTTCTGGCCAGCGCGGCCGCTCCGTCTGCCAGGCCGATGACGACGGCCAGGGTGTGGCCGAGGATGTCGTGCATCTCGCGGGAGACGCGGGTACGTTCCCAGGCCGCGGCCAGGCGTGCCTGCTGGTCCCTCTCGGTCTCCAGGGCCACGATGTAGGCCTTCGCCAGACGTCCGGTGAGGGCCAGTCCGGCGCAGGCCGTCACGGCGAACATGGCCAGCAGCGTGATGGTTTCGGGGCGCTTGGCGTGTTGCAGCTGGCCGCTTCCCCAGAACGCCGTGATCCACAGGACGAGTTGGACGGCGGTGACCGCGCAGGCGAGGACCAGGTGGCGGTGCCTGCCGTAACGGCCGACGTTGTAGAGCGCGACGATCCGGGCCGCGTCGGCGCCGTTGAGGACGTTCAGCGGCAGCGCGAGGACGGAGACGGCCGTGGTGATCGCGAACACCGGGCCGGGACGGCGTTCGCGCCACAGCAGCGGGACGGTGTACGCGAGGGTGAGGACGATCTCGCCGGGCAGATGGGCGCGGTTGGCCGGGTTGAGCAGGGAGGGCAGTCCGAGGACGGCGCAGAAGACGGGCACGGTCCACCGCCGCAGCTGGGGGTGGTCGTGGTCGAGCATCCGCCATGCGGCCAGTCCGCTGATGATCGACACGGTGACGCGGTGGTCGGGGTCGCTGGTCAGTGACCGCGGAAGCCGGGACACGTGAGGTGAAGTGCCGGGGGAGGGTTCGTCGTTGCTCGGCTCGGTCATGGCAGGTCGGGGCTTTCTCGCTGTCCGGGCCCCGGGGCCGCCCGCCGGCCCCGGGGGTCGGGCCGGTGGACGGAGCCGAGGCGCGTGCGGTGTATCGGGTCTACCGGGGTGCGTCTACCCGAGAGGGGCGGGCGCCGTCGGCTCCTGGTCGCTCCGCGCGGGGGTGTGCGCCGGGACGTGTGAGTGACGGTCTCGTTCGGCCAGGGCGTGGCGTAGCTTCTCGCCCTCCACGTCGACGTTCGGCAGCAGGCGGTCGAGCCGGCGGGGAAGTGCCCAGGCCCGTGCGCCGAGCAGGGTCATCACCGCGGGGACGAGGGTCATGCGGATGACGAAGGCGTCGAAGAGGACCGCGGTGGCGAGACCCAGCCCGATGGATTTCACCAGAGCGACGTCATCGAGGAGGAATCCCGCGAACACCGAGATCATGATGACGGCGGCGGCGGTGACCACGCGGGCGCCGTGGCGGAAACCGGTGACGATCGCTTCGGTGGGATCGGCGCCGTGGACGTACGCCTCGCGCATCCCGGAGACGAGGAACACCTCGTAGTCCATGGCCAGGCCGAAGACGACACCGATCAGCAGGATGGGCAGCAGGCTGACGATCGGAGCGGTCTCGTCGACGCCGAAGACGTCCTTGAGCCAGCCCCACTGGAACACGGCGACCAGTACGCCGAGGGTGGCGGCGACGCTGAGCAGGAAGCCGGCCGCGGCCTTCAGCGGGATCAGGACCGAGCGGAACACGAGGAGCAGCAGGACCAGCGCGAGTCCGACGACGATGGCCAGGTAGGGCACCATCGCCTCACCGAGCTGGGCGGAGACGTCGATGGCGAGCGCCGTCGTGCCGGTCACCATCACGTGCGCGCCGCTGTCCTGCTCCACCGCGTCGCTGCGCTCGCGTATGTCGGCGACCAGGTCGACCGTCTCCTGGCTGGTGGGCGAGCTGCCCGGCACGGCGGTGATGAGGGCGACGTCACCGGCCTCGTTGAAGACCGGAGGCCGTACGGTGGCGACGTCGTCGAGGCCGTCCAGCATCGCGGAGGTGCCGGTGGCCGCCGCCCTCGCGTCGTCGCTGTCGCGGGCGTCGACGACGACGGTGAGCGGACCGCTGAAGCCCGGCCCGAAGCCCTTGCCGAGCGTGTCGTAGGCCACGCGCTGGGTGCTGCCGGGGGCGGCCATGCTGTCGTCGGGCAGGGTCAGCCGCAACGACAGTGCCGGTATGGCCAGCACGCCCAGGCCGACGACCGAGGCCAGCAGCATCTTCCAGGGATGGCGGGTGACGAAGCGGCCCCAGCGAACGCCCGTCGTGACGCGCCGGCCGTGCTGCTCGGCACGCACGCGGCGCGTGGTGAGGCGGCCGTGGGCCACGCGGGTACCGGTGAAACCCAGCGTGGCCGGCAGGAGGGTGAGCGCGACCAGCACGGCGACCGCGATGGCGAAGGCGGCGGCGAGGCCCATGGTGGTGAGCATCGCGATGCCGATGACGCTCAGACCGGCCAGTGCGATGACGACGGTCAGGCCGGCGAAGACCACCGCCGAGCCCGCGGTGCCCAGGGCGCGCCCGGCCGCCTCCTCGGGCTCGTGCCCCGCGCGCAACTCCGTCCGGTAGCGGGAGACGATGAACAGGGCGTAGTCGATGGCCACCGCCAGACCCAGCATGAGCGCCAGGGTCTGCGCGTTGGAGGCCATGTCGACGAACGACGAGGCGACGGTGATGGCGCACAGGGCGATGCCGACACCGACGACCGCGGACAGCAGCGGCAGTCCGGCCGCGACCAGCGAACCGAAGGTGATGACCAGGACGAGGGCGGCGACCAGCAGACCGATCAGTTCGGCTGCGTTGCTCTGCTCCTCCTCCAGCACCGCGTTGCCGCCCAGACTGATGTCCAGGCCCGCCCTCCCGCCCTTGTCGGCCACCTTGTGCAGGGCGTCCGACGCGGCGGGGGTGATGCCGGCCTGCGGGACGGCGTAGGTCACCGGGGCGTAGGCGATGCTGCCCGATGAGCTGACCAGGCCGCCGCTGAAGGGGTCGGTGACGCTCGCCACCTGCGGCGCCTTGCGCAGATCGGCGACCAGCGACCTCACCTGCTGCTTGTGCGTGGCGGACGTCAGCTTCCGCCCGTCCGCGGCCTCGATGACCACACGGGCCGTGGCGCCGGAGGCCGAGGCTTGCGGGAACTCCTTCTCCAGCAGGTCGATGGCCTGCTGCGACTGGGTTCCGGGAAGGGTGAAGTCGTCCGTCGTACTGCCCGACACGCTGCTGACGCCGATGACCGCGGCGACGAGCACCGTGATCCATGCCAGCAGCACCGGCCGGCGTCGCCGGAAGGCGAGCCGGCCGAGCCGGTAGAGAAGGGTGGCCACGAAAATTACTCCCACCAGGAGGAAAACGGATGTGTGAGGGCGGGCCCGACAGGCTCCGTCGATGAACCTAGGAGTCGCGTGCGGCCGAAATGAGCTGCGTGAGGACGAATCTGCGCCCGGGGCGGTACCCCGGTACCGGGCGCCGTCCTCCTCGAGACGGACGTCCCGGGTCTCAGCCGGCCGGGTGAGTGGCGAGGAGCGCTGCGGTCGCCTCCCACAGCTCCCGCTGCACGCGTGGGTCCCGGCCGGGCTCGGGGCACTCCAGGGGACGGGCGTCGCGCGCGGAGAAGTAACCGCCGCTGGTGCCCGAGAGCGCCGGGTCGACGGCGAGCCGCACGATGATGCCGGCGCCCTTGCGGGGATCGCCGATCTTCAGGGTGTTCAGCACCCGTTGCAGGACGGCGGAGCCGGGCAGGTCCCGGCCCAGGCCCGTGGCGTTGAAGCCGGGGTCGCAGCAGTTCACGGTGACCTTGTCCGCGTCCAGGCGACGGGCGAGTTCCTGCGTCCACATGATGGTCATCAGCTTCGTGAGCCCGTACAAGGACATCGACTCCCGGCGGGTGTAGGAGTCGGTGCGGCGCAGGTCCTCGGCCGGAGCGATCGTCTTCGCCTGCCGGGACGCCCCGGAGGCGACGTTGACGATCCGGGCCGGCGCACAGGCCCCCAGCTTCGCTGTCAGTGCCTCCGTCAGGACGAACGGGCCGAGGTGGTTCACGGCCGTCATCTCCGCGAACCCCTCGGCGGTGACGCGCTGCGCGAAGGCGTGCAGGCCCGCGTTGTTGACCAGGACGTCCAGGCGCGGACAGCGCGCGGCGATCTCCTCTCCCGCGCGATGTGCGTCGGAGATCAGGCCGAGATCGGCGTGGAAGACGTCGACGGGCTCGTCGGTCACCGCCTTGAGATCGTCGACGAGGGCTTCCGCCTTGCTGCGGGAGCGGGCCACGGTGCCGATGCGGTAGCCCCGGCGAGCCAGCTCGAAGGCGGCGATCCGGCCCAGTCCGGAGGTGGCTCCGGTGATCACGGCGACGGGACGGTCCATCGTGCGACTCCTTTTATGAGGTACCTCACGAATATGTTGTGCGAGGATACCCGAACCATGGAGCAGCACGAAGCAGTGACGACCGGCAGCACCCCGGAGCAGGTGGGACTGTCCTTCCTCACCCTCGCGTACGGCCTGCGCGAGCGGGTCGACCGGAGCATGATGTCGACGGCCGGTCTGTCCCTGTCCCGCACCAAGGTCCTTCAGGCGCTGGCCGGCCGCGGCGCGCTCCACCAGGCGGAGCTGGCCGCCTCCCTCGGCCAGGCGCCGCGCTCCGTCACCCAGATCGTGGAAGGCCTCGAGCGCCTGGGCCTGGTCGCCCGGACCGGCGACCCCGAGGACCGCCGCCGCAAGACCGTCTCCCTGACGGACTCGGGCCGCACGGCACTGGCAGCCGCGGAACAGGCCGGAACGCAGGCGCTGCGCCACTGCTTCGGCTCGCTCGAACCGCAACAGCTGGGCACACTCGACGCGTTGCTCGTGCACCTGGACATCGCCCTCACGGACGGCGACAAGGCCGGCTGACACGCTTTCCCGCCGTCGAGCCGCCCGGCGGCGATGTCCGCGGGCGGTGGCGTCCCGGTCGTGCGCGAGTGAGCCCGGTGCGTTGTGGCCGTTCCTCGGTCGCGGGACCGGCGTCCTTCACTTTTTCGCCGCGTACGGCGAGGCCCTCGGCGATGCCCGCGCCGGGGCAGGAGGCGGCGTAGTCGCGTTCGGTGGTGCCCAGGCCGCTCATGGTGTGGGTGGTGACCGGGTGGACGGTCCTGCTGCGGAGGCGGAGGCCGAGCGCTTCGGTGAACGTCGTCATGATCATGGGCGCTCGGACGTTCCGGACGGAGCCGGCCGGGAGGACGGTGCCGTAGCCGTCGGGGGAGGGCAGGCGGTCTTCGGCGGCCGGGCGGGCGTCCGTGTCCTGCTGGCGGACGTCGCGCCGGACCACGACGCCATGACGCTGCTCGACATGACCGCGCCCGCGACCACGCCCGGCCGGGAGGCGGAGCGGCGCTGAAGACCGCGCGAGCGATCAGGGCGCACACCCCGCTGTCACGGCGCGAGCGATGTCGTCGAAGAGCGCGGCGAGGACATGGTCCGCCTCTCACCGGTCGTCCGGCACCGCATCGACATGCTCGGCCGGTACTCCTTCCGCTTCCCGATCCGCCCGGCGGGCCGCGGCCGTTGCGCGGACCGGCCGCCGCCGATGACGGGTGAGCGGGGGGATCAGCCTCTGGCGATGCGGTCGAGCCACTCCGTGAGCAGGCTGCGCTCGCCCGCGGTCAGTGCGTCGCTCTGCGGGAGGACGGCGCGCAGGGCGATCGCGGCACCGGCCGGGCCGGGTGCCACCGGGGTGGGGGTGTCGGTGGTGATCGCGGCGATGACCGCCTCCCTCGCCATGTGGGACACGGCGGGGTCCCGGTGGGCCTCGGGGGTGGCGATCAGGGCGAGGGTCGTACCGCTGCCGACGGCGTGGACGAGTTGCGCGGCGCGTTCCTCGTCGATCCGCAGTCTGCCCGACTCCGCGACCCGGTGGATGTGGGCGGCGAGGATCTCCATCGCGGCGAGGGCCGCCGGCGGGACCACGCCGGGGCGGGGTTCGGCGTACATGAGGGCGTACAGGGCCGGGTTGGCGAGACCGAAGTCCACGTTCAGGTTCCAGCCGGTGCGCAGATCCTCGACGGGGTCGCCACTGGGCCTGAAACCGGATTTTCCGTTCAGGTACGTCGTGAAGCCGTGCGCGGCAACCGCGTCGAGCAGGCCCTGCTTGTCCCCGAAGAGGCGGTAGATGGTCGGGGCCTGGACGCCGGCCGCGGCGCTCACCGCCCGGGTCGAGACCGCCTCGCGGCCGTTCTCGGCGAGGAGCCGGGCTGCGGCGGTGATGATCCGGTCACGGTTGCTCTCGACTGGGGCGGGGTGATCGATCTCCATGTTTCCAATGCTAACGGATATGCGTTAACGGATTTGCGCGATGAGTCGATAACGTGCTTTCGTTATCAATGGAAACGGCGGTGGCTGATGCCGGTCCGCAGCACATGCCGCCGCCATGCAGAGCAATGCCCTTCGGAGGCTCCAATGATCGTCGTCACCGCTCCTACCGGCCAGATCGGCCACCAGGTCCTCAGCACGCTCCTGGACGGCGACCGGCCGGTCCGGGTGATCGCCCGCGATCCCTCCCGTCTGGCCCCGCAGGTGCGTGAACGCGTCGAGGTCGTGCAGGGGTCGCACCGCGACCGCGATGTCGTCGACGAGGCATTCGCCGGTGCCGACAGCGTCCTGTGGCTGGTCCCCCCGGACCCGCACGCCGACGACATCCAGCACCACTACCTCGACTTCACCCGCCCGGCCTGCGCCGCGATCGAGGCCCAAAACGTCAAGCGGGTGATCGGCATCACCAGCCTGGGCCGCGCGTACGGCAAGCACGCCGGGCTGCTGTCACCCGCGTTCGCGATGGACGAGCTGATCGAGGGCACCGGGGTGGACTACCGGGCACTGGCCATGCCGTTCTTCATGGAGAACCTGCTCAACCAGGTCGAGGCGATCAGGAGCCAGGGGATGTTCTTCATGGCGAACTCCGCAGACCGCCCGCTCGCGACCGTGGCCACCCGCGACATCGCCGCGGTGGCGGCCGGACTGCTGCTCGACGACTCCTGGAGCGGGCAGGGCGGTGTCCCGGTGATCGGCCCCGACGCACTCTCCCCCGACGGCATGGCGGAGGTCCTGTCCGAAGTGCTGGAGCGGCCGATCCGCTTCCAGCAGATCGGCGGCGAGGCGTACAGGGCGACGATGACGCAGTACGGGATGAGTGACGCCTGGGCGCAGGGCCTGGTCGACATGGCCATCGCCCAGAACGAGGGCATCTACGACGCCGAGCAGCGGGCCCTGCGGTCCGCCGCCCCGACCGGCTTCCGCCAGTGGTGCGAGGACGTGCTCAAGCCGGCCGTGTCGGCTTGATTTCGGTTGCCGGGGGTGACTCGACGAGGGGTGCCGCCGGGAGCGGGCAGGCCGGCCGGGACCCTGGAACGGGCCGGGACCGTCGGCGCGTCGTAGCCGCGCTCAGTGCGTCAGCCGGGCCGGGCGCTCCTGAACGGGAGGCCGCGAGCCGTCCAGGACCGCCTGGACGGGGAGGCGCTCTTCGAGGGTGTGGCGGTGGATGGCGGTCAGGACGGCCGGGCCGGCGGCGGTGATGGTGACGGTGATGCCGGTCAGGTCGAGGGCCTGGCAGATGCCGAGCAGGGTGTAGAGGCTGGCGCTGTCGCAGTAGGTGACGCCGGTCAGGTCCAGGGAGAGGCGGCCGGGGCGGACGGGCTGCGCCACGAGGCGCGCAACCGTCTCGCGCAGGTCGGTGGAGGTGGAGGCGTCCAGTTCACCCGTGAGGGCGACTACGGCGACAGCCCCGGCCGGCTGATGCTGTGTGATCAGCAGGCGGGGCTCGAGAGGTTCGGGCATGACATTCCCTTGGGCCTGACGACCCGCCTCACTGCCGAAGCGGATACCGACATTTGAAAGATACCCATCTTCGGCCGGGACCAGTATCCGGCCACCGGCTACGAAGAACGGCCGGCGACGTGGAGCACCGGCATCGGACTGCCGCACCGGTCCGCACGGCCGGTGCCGGTGATGGCCTGTGCTCTTTGGCCGGGACCGGCGTTCGATGTCCCAACGGGGGAGCGGGACACGGACCGGGACCGGATCCTCTCCGGCGCACCCGCCGGTGAGGGCCGTCGGGTGCGCCGGGACCAGCAGGAGTTCCGGTTCAGCCGGAACCGGAGCCGGAGCCGGAACCGGAGCCGGAGCCGGAACCGGAGCCAGAGCCGGAGCCAGAGCCGGAACCGGACGGCCGGTGTCCGGGGCCTCCGAGGGCGTAGGCCGTAGTACCGTAGTACCGGCGATCATGAGGAGCAGGGCCGTCCACGTGGCCGTCGTGGTACCGGGCGGCTGCAGCATCCAACTCACCACCCGCATCGGCGTACTTGTGGCCGGCGGGACGAAGAAAGACAACGCCAGCCACGCGAACGGCAGCGTCCACGCGTACCGGGCGCCCGCCAGAGCCGCGCCCAGGGCCACCGACCCCAGCAGTCCCGCGCTGTCCCGGGCGACGAACGCGGTGGTGGCCAGGTCCTCGCCCATCGTCTGCACGGTCAGCGGCACGGCGCCGACGACCGTGCCACCGAGCAGAACGTGCGCCGCCCTGCGGGGCGCCCAGCGGATCGCGGCCGTACGGTCCAGCGCGAGGTCCTGCCCGCCGAACCCGACCGAGACCGCCATCGCCCCCGCGGCGAGTACGAGCATGCACGGCCGTGGATCCCCGGGCCCCCGCCGCCGTCCCGGACCAGCGCCCACACCGCCACCGCGCTGATCACCACCACGGTGAGCGATGCGGGTACCCGGCGCGAGCGCACGTACAGCATCAGCCATCTCACCGGGACCCACCGCCCTTCAGCGCCTCGAACGCGTCGCCTTCGCAGGAGAGCGCGGACGCGCGCATCGCACCGATCCGTGCGAGCTGCTCGGCGCGCAACAGCGCCCGCAGTTCCCGCCAGACCGGGCGAGCCTCGGCGTCGACCTCGCGGCGCGCACCCGCCGACCCGGTGCCGGGCAGCGGCTCGAGGTCACCCAGCACCCAGCCCACCGCGACGGCCTGCGCGAAATCATCGTTGCCCTCGAAGCCGGCATCCGCGCCTGAGTCAAGGACCGGAACGAACACCCCAAGCCGTTCATCTGGACCAAGACGGCCGAAGAGATCCTCGGCTCCCTCGCCCGCCTCCGCCGACGCCGGCGCGTCACTTCACGGGCATCATTCTGCCCGTCGGGACGTGATCAGACTTTAATTCCGAACAGTTTTTCCGCGTTTCGGAACGCAATTTTTTCCTTGGCTTCACGCGGCAAAGCGACTCCCCGGAACCAGTCGGTTTGAGTTTTCATATCTGCAAACGGGTAGTCGGTTGCGAACATCACTCGATCCACACTTACATACTTCAGCAGGAGATCGAGCAGTTCAGTCTGGGGGAATGCGCTGGTTGTGAACCAGAAATTGTCATGGAAATACTGCTCGAACGGCTTGTCCAGGCTCTTCCTGGTCACTTCGCTCATCTTCTCCACGACGCGTTCGTAGAAGAACGGAAGGCCCTCTCCCATATGGCCGATGATGATCTGGAGCTTGGGGTACCTGTCGAATACTCCTGAGGTGATCATTCGGAGGCACTGAGTAACGACTTCCTGGTGCCATCCATATGCAGAGATGCTGAGAACCTGGTCCTGGAACTCCTTCTGATATTCCGGCCGCATATTGCTGTAGTAGATTTCGAAAACCTCGTCGGGCGGCAGGCCCGGATGGATGTATATCGGCACGTCAAGGGCTTCGGCGCGCGCCAGCAGGGGGTCGAAGTCGGGATTGTCGAGGAATTTCTTTCCGATGATTCCATTGGTCAGGCATCCCAGGAAGCCATCTTCCCGAACTGTGCGTTCCAGTTCGTCCGCGGAGGCCTCCGGATTCTGCAGAGGCAAGGTTGCAAACGCCTTGAAACGCCCCGGATGGGCGGCCATCGGTCCATCGACGAGCAACTTGTTGAGGCGATACGCAAAATCGATTCCCTTCTGACCTTTGACATTCTGCACACCTGGCGTATGTGCGGAGAGGATTTGAACGTTGAGTCCTGCCTCATCCATTGCACCGATGCGGCGCGGGCCGAGCTCGGCAAGACCGGTGTCCTCGAGGAACAGCCTGTCGTTCAGCACCATCAACTCATGGGTGGAAAAGGTCTCTTCCGTGCCGATGAAGGGCAGGTCCTGGTCCCGCTGTGAAAAATCCGTAGTCTCGTTCGACGCCGCGCGGGAGGCAATGGCATGCGTGGACAAGCCGGCCCCGATGCCAAGTGCTGCCGTGCCGGCCAGAAAGCCGCGGCGTCCCGTCGTGAGGCGCTTCGGAGGGGTTGCGTCGGATTTCATCTCGGTTTCTCCTCAGGTGTTTGCGCGGTGCGGTATCCGTGCGACATCCGTCTGCAAGACACGACGGGTTACCTCGCTTATCCGGATGCCTACTTCCTGCCGACTTCCTACCGAGCGAACCTGAGACGAACGTTAATACGGCCGCTCAGGCCGGTTGGCCGAACCAGGCGCCCGACGCACGCACCAGCGTGGTGGCGTCGACGTCCACCCGGTCCGTGCGGGCGGTGACGGTGTTGACCTGCCCGGTCCACGCGGCCGCGGCGTCGCGGACCTCCGCGCGGTCGACGAGGTCCAGCGGGAGTCCGCAGCCAGGTGCATGCGACGCGAGGTGGGAAACCGCAGGTCGACCGCAATGTCGTCGCCGCGGTGAACCGGCTGAAGGTCACATCGCATGCGCGCCTGATCCGCAATGACGAAGGCATCCTTCGGACCGCCCGCGGGCACCACGGCGACGCTCTAATCCTGACCTCAGGTTGATCGGGGACAATGAGCGGCGAAAGCATCGACTGGAGGGGGGCGGGCCGGCGTGCGGATCATGATCGCGGATGACGA belongs to Streptomyces sp. V3I8 and includes:
- a CDS encoding response regulator transcription factor, which encodes MTTVLIVDDQTLQRLGFRMLLEAQPDIAVVGEASQGQEAVRLTAELRPDVVLMDVRMPGVNGIEATRRIVGSGGRSRVLVLTTFDLDEYAYEALRAGAAGFFLKDARPEELVVGIRAVAAGDCVISPGLTRRLVETFTTSQAQGMPGSPALGPERRRQLAGLTEREREVLAAVATGWSNTEIAAHLHLAESTVKSHVSRILGKIDVRDRVQAVIFAYDVGLARPH
- a CDS encoding sensor histidine kinase — translated: MTEPSNDEPSPGTSPHVSRLPRSLTSDPDHRVTVSIISGLAAWRMLDHDHPQLRRWTVPVFCAVLGLPSLLNPANRAHLPGEIVLTLAYTVPLLWRERRPGPVFAITTAVSVLALPLNVLNGADAARIVALYNVGRYGRHRHLVLACAVTAVQLVLWITAFWGSGQLQHAKRPETITLLAMFAVTACAGLALTGRLAKAYIVALETERDQQARLAAAWERTRVSREMHDILGHTLAVVIGLADGAAALARTRSEKSADTLDLIGDSGREALAELRRLLAVIDIPATRRDTTPLAPQPTLQDLPALLHRVRAAGPAADLRTDGDLAPLSPGLQLTAYRIVQEALTNTLKHAAADTTVSVDLHRNGESVHLTVEDTGPPRAADSERHGRRSGQGLVGMHHRAALYQGRISAGPTPAGGWRVHTVLSTSRPLSSAVTEKHPL
- a CDS encoding MMPL family transporter; this translates as MATLLYRLGRLAFRRRRPVLLAWITVLVAAVIGVSSVSGSTTDDFTLPGTQSQQAIDLLEKEFPQASASGATARVVIEAADGRKLTSATHKQQVRSLVADLRKAPQVASVTDPFSGGLVSSSGSIAYAPVTYAVPQAGITPAASDALHKVADKGGRAGLDISLGGNAVLEEEQSNAAELIGLLVAALVLVITFGSLVAAGLPLLSAVVGVGIALCAITVASSFVDMASNAQTLALMLGLAVAIDYALFIVSRYRTELRAGHEPEEAAGRALGTAGSAVVFAGLTVVIALAGLSVIGIAMLTTMGLAAAFAIAVAVLVALTLLPATLGFTGTRVAHGRLTTRRVRAEQHGRRVTTGVRWGRFVTRHPWKMLLASVVGLGVLAIPALSLRLTLPDDSMAAPGSTQRVAYDTLGKGFGPGFSGPLTVVVDARDSDDARAAATGTSAMLDGLDDVATVRPPVFNEAGDVALITAVPGSSPTSQETVDLVADIRERSDAVEQDSGAHVMVTGTTALAIDVSAQLGEAMVPYLAIVVGLALVLLLLVFRSVLIPLKAAAGFLLSVAATLGVLVAVFQWGWLKDVFGVDETAPIVSLLPILLIGVVFGLAMDYEVFLVSGMREAYVHGADPTEAIVTGFRHGARVVTAAAVIMISVFAGFLLDDVALVKSIGLGLATAVLFDAFVIRMTLVPAVMTLLGARAWALPRRLDRLLPNVDVEGEKLRHALAERDRHSHVPAHTPARSDQEPTAPAPLG
- a CDS encoding SDR family NAD(P)-dependent oxidoreductase — translated: MDRPVAVITGATSGLGRIAAFELARRGYRIGTVARSRSKAEALVDDLKAVTDEPVDVFHADLGLISDAHRAGEEIAARCPRLDVLVNNAGLHAFAQRVTAEGFAEMTAVNHLGPFVLTEALTAKLGACAPARIVNVASGASRQAKTIAPAEDLRRTDSYTRRESMSLYGLTKLMTIMWTQELARRLDADKVTVNCCDPGFNATGLGRDLPGSAVLQRVLNTLKIGDPRKGAGIIVRLAVDPALSGTSGGYFSARDARPLECPEPGRDPRVQRELWEATAALLATHPAG
- a CDS encoding MarR family winged helix-turn-helix transcriptional regulator, which encodes MEQHEAVTTGSTPEQVGLSFLTLAYGLRERVDRSMMSTAGLSLSRTKVLQALAGRGALHQAELAASLGQAPRSVTQIVEGLERLGLVARTGDPEDRRRKTVSLTDSGRTALAAAEQAGTQALRHCFGSLEPQQLGTLDALLVHLDIALTDGDKAG
- a CDS encoding flavodoxin; this translates as MVRRDVRQQDTDARPAAEDRLPSPDGYGTVLPAGSVRNVRAPMIMTTFTEALGLRLRSRTVHPVTTHTMSGLGTTERDYAASCPGAGIAEGLAVRGEKVKDAGPATEERPQRTGLTRARPGRHRPRTSPPGGSTAGKRVSRPCRRP
- a CDS encoding TetR/AcrR family transcriptional regulator is translated as MEIDHPAPVESNRDRIITAAARLLAENGREAVSTRAVSAAAGVQAPTIYRLFGDKQGLLDAVAAHGFTTYLNGKSGFRPSGDPVEDLRTGWNLNVDFGLANPALYALMYAEPRPGVVPPAALAAMEILAAHIHRVAESGRLRIDEERAAQLVHAVGSGTTLALIATPEAHRDPAVSHMAREAVIAAITTDTPTPVAPGPAGAAIALRAVLPQSDALTAGERSLLTEWLDRIARG
- a CDS encoding NAD(P)H-binding protein, which gives rise to MIVVTAPTGQIGHQVLSTLLDGDRPVRVIARDPSRLAPQVRERVEVVQGSHRDRDVVDEAFAGADSVLWLVPPDPHADDIQHHYLDFTRPACAAIEAQNVKRVIGITSLGRAYGKHAGLLSPAFAMDELIEGTGVDYRALAMPFFMENLLNQVEAIRSQGMFFMANSADRPLATVATRDIAAVAAGLLLDDSWSGQGGVPVIGPDALSPDGMAEVLSEVLERPIRFQQIGGEAYRATMTQYGMSDAWAQGLVDMAIAQNEGIYDAEQRALRSAAPTGFRQWCEDVLKPAVSA
- a CDS encoding STAS domain-containing protein, producing the protein MIAGTTVLRPTPSEAPDTGRPVPALAPALAPVPAPAPVPAPAPVPAEPELLLVPAHPTALTGGCAGEDPVPVRVPLPRWDIERRSRPKSTGHHRHRPCGPVRQSDAGAPRRRPFFVAGGRILVPAEDGYLSNVGIRFGSEAGRQAQGNVMPEPLEPRLLITQHQPAGAVAVVALTGELDASTSTDLRETVARLVAQPVRPGRLSLDLTGVTYCDSASLYTLLGICQALDLTGITVTITAAGPAVLTAIHRHTLEERLPVQAVLDGSRPPVQERPARLTH
- a CDS encoding amidohydrolase family protein; the protein is MKSDATPPKRLTTGRRGFLAGTAALGIGAGLSTHAIASRAASNETTDFSQRDQDLPFIGTEETFSTHELMVLNDRLFLEDTGLAELGPRRIGAMDEAGLNVQILSAHTPGVQNVKGQKGIDFAYRLNKLLVDGPMAAHPGRFKAFATLPLQNPEASADELERTVREDGFLGCLTNGIIGKKFLDNPDFDPLLARAEALDVPIYIHPGLPPDEVFEIYYSNMRPEYQKEFQDQVLSISAYGWHQEVVTQCLRMITSGVFDRYPKLQIIIGHMGEGLPFFYERVVEKMSEVTRKSLDKPFEQYFHDNFWFTTSAFPQTELLDLLLKYVSVDRVMFATDYPFADMKTQTDWFRGVALPREAKEKIAFRNAEKLFGIKV